A region of Gadus morhua chromosome 18, gadMor3.0, whole genome shotgun sequence DNA encodes the following proteins:
- the nubp2 gene encoding cytosolic Fe-S cluster assembly factor nubp2 isoform X2: protein MGENNSGGNLAQVRHVVLVLSGKGGVGKSTLTTELALALRHAGKKVGILDVDLCGPSIPRMLSVGRPDVHQCDGGWVPVYTDSSKSLALMSIGFMLENPDDAVVWRGPKKNALIGQFVSDVAWGELDVLLVDTPPGTSDEHLSVVENLRKHRLDGAVLVTTPQAVSTGDVRREITFCKKVGVPILGIVENMSGFVCPHCSECSNIFSKGGGEELAKITGSPFLGCVPLDPLLSSSLEGGGDFMKMFPESAAFSAITNICHTLLDTLGAA from the exons ATGGGAGAGAATAACAGCG GAGGCAACCTGGCGCAGGTGCGGCACGTGGTGTTGGTTCTGTCGGGGAAGGGCGGGGTCGGGAAGAGCACGCTGACCACAGAGCTGGCCCTAGCGCTGCGCCATGCAGGCAAGAAG GTGGGGATCCTGGACGTGGACCTGTGCGGGCCCAGTATCCCCCGCATGCTGAGCGTGGGCCGGCCCGACGTGCACCAGTGTGACGGCGGCTGGGTGCCTGTCTACACGGACTCCAGCAAGAGCCTGGCACTCATGTCCATCGGCTTCATGCTGGAGAACCCAGACGACGCCGTGGTGTGGCGGGGGCCCAAGAAGAACG CCCTGATAGGTCAGTTTGTGTCGGACGTGGCGTGGGGGGAGCTGGACGTGCTGCTGGTGGACACGCCCCCTGGCACGTCTGACGAGCACCTGTCGGTCGTGGAGAACCTGAGGAAGCACCGCCTGGACGGAGCCGTGCTCGTCACCACCCCCCAG GCCGTGTCCACCGGGGACGTGAGGCGGGAGATCACCTTCTGTAAGAAGGTTGGCGTTCCCATTCTGGGCATCGTAGAGAATATGAGCGGCTTTGTGTGTCCGCACTGCTCA GAATGCAGCAACATTTTCTCCAAGGGTGGAGGCGAGGAGCTCGCTAAGATCACAGGCTCACCGTTTCTAG GCTGTGTGCCCTTGGACCCTCTGCTGAGCAGCAGtctggaggggggtggagacTTCATGAAGATGTTCCCAGAGAGCGCAGCCTTCAGCGCCATCACCAACATCTGCCACACTCTTCTGGACACCCTTGGAGCTGCTTGA
- the nubp2 gene encoding cytosolic Fe-S cluster assembly factor nubp2 isoform X1: MGMQTRTTLDGGNLAQVRHVVLVLSGKGGVGKSTLTTELALALRHAGKKVGILDVDLCGPSIPRMLSVGRPDVHQCDGGWVPVYTDSSKSLALMSIGFMLENPDDAVVWRGPKKNALIGQFVSDVAWGELDVLLVDTPPGTSDEHLSVVENLRKHRLDGAVLVTTPQAVSTGDVRREITFCKKVGVPILGIVENMSGFVCPHCSECSNIFSKGGGEELAKITGSPFLGCVPLDPLLSSSLEGGGDFMKMFPESAAFSAITNICHTLLDTLGAA, from the exons ATGGGCATGCAGACCAGAACCACATTGGATG GAGGCAACCTGGCGCAGGTGCGGCACGTGGTGTTGGTTCTGTCGGGGAAGGGCGGGGTCGGGAAGAGCACGCTGACCACAGAGCTGGCCCTAGCGCTGCGCCATGCAGGCAAGAAG GTGGGGATCCTGGACGTGGACCTGTGCGGGCCCAGTATCCCCCGCATGCTGAGCGTGGGCCGGCCCGACGTGCACCAGTGTGACGGCGGCTGGGTGCCTGTCTACACGGACTCCAGCAAGAGCCTGGCACTCATGTCCATCGGCTTCATGCTGGAGAACCCAGACGACGCCGTGGTGTGGCGGGGGCCCAAGAAGAACG CCCTGATAGGTCAGTTTGTGTCGGACGTGGCGTGGGGGGAGCTGGACGTGCTGCTGGTGGACACGCCCCCTGGCACGTCTGACGAGCACCTGTCGGTCGTGGAGAACCTGAGGAAGCACCGCCTGGACGGAGCCGTGCTCGTCACCACCCCCCAG GCCGTGTCCACCGGGGACGTGAGGCGGGAGATCACCTTCTGTAAGAAGGTTGGCGTTCCCATTCTGGGCATCGTAGAGAATATGAGCGGCTTTGTGTGTCCGCACTGCTCA GAATGCAGCAACATTTTCTCCAAGGGTGGAGGCGAGGAGCTCGCTAAGATCACAGGCTCACCGTTTCTAG GCTGTGTGCCCTTGGACCCTCTGCTGAGCAGCAGtctggaggggggtggagacTTCATGAAGATGTTCCCAGAGAGCGCAGCCTTCAGCGCCATCACCAACATCTGCCACACTCTTCTGGACACCCTTGGAGCTGCTTGA
- the atp6v0cb gene encoding ATPase H+ transporting V0 subunit cb, whose protein sequence is MSSNGNPEYSAFFAVMGASSAMVFSALGAAYGTAKSGTGIAAMSVMRPELIMKSIIPVVMAGIIAIYGLVVAVLIANSITEGISLYKSFLHLGAGLSVGLSGLAAGFAIGIVGDAGVRGTAQQPRLFVGMILILIFAEVLGLYGLIVALILSTK, encoded by the exons ATGTCATCCAACGGCAACCCCGAGTACTCTGCGTTCTTCGCGGTGATGGGAGCCTCGTCCGCGATGGTCTTCAGCG ccctgggcGCGGCCTACGGCACGGCCAAGAGCGGCACGGGCATCGCAGCCATGTCAGTGATGCGTCCGGAGCTGATCATGAAGTCCATCATCCCCGTGGTCATGGCGGGGATCATCGCCATCTACGGCCTGGTTGTGGCCGTGCTCATCGCCAACAGCATCACAGAAGGCATCAGCCTGTACAA GAGTTTCCTCCACCTCGGAGCGGGGCTGAGCGTGGGTCTCAGCGGCCTGGCGGCAGGCTTTGCCATCGGCATCGTGGGGGACGCCGGGGTCCGAGGCACGGCCCAGCAGCCCCGGCTCTTCGTAGGGATGATCCTGATCTTGATCTTCGCTGAGGTCCTGGGTCTCTACGGCCTCATCGTTGCCCTCATCCTGTCCACCAAATAA
- the tbc1d24 gene encoding TBC1 domain family member 24 isoform X1 → MSEEDRGPFVDWALLGETPEAGAPAKLDLKDLKQQARQGQWSRSHTLRCQAYRHLIGAVPCRAVTSDAAVYRDLMAGAAQKPASAFPLPDFVDDSPVPRYALRAEAVASVHRVLSCVAGQFPDISHCPALPAVAALLLHFSGDEAACFELTGRLLACNDPGRRLLDQTYLAYRSSCMTFGDLATKHCPAAHKLVVGAARDAPEVYGDWQRWVLGDLPFGHAARVLDVFLVEGYKVLYRVALALLKLYRKHKAGAAAAGGGAQPAPAPPQQQEAAAAVREDIQAFVRNIGAAATPEKLLEKAFSIRLFSRKEIALLQAANERSLQQKGITVKQKRARRNVQLSLNPDTFSSEIFSAKEMRDVWAWIPERFALCQPQLVFTTATHGCSLNRFYSHCEGYEPTLLLIRTTAGEVCGAFLSTDWEERKRGGNKLSFFGTGECFVFRMKPEMERYEWVVIRHPELASAVKTGGQEGSGEVGGQNSDGSSSLQQPERPAGELSPFLAARHFNLNSRNTSMFMAGSFDSIIVGGGEGNALYIDSELNHGRTGSCTTFDNPPLCSESFQVALLEVWGFQDTMAPE, encoded by the exons ATGTCTGAGGAGGACCGCGGCCCCTTCGTGGACTGGGCCCTGCTGGGCGAGACCCCCGAGGCCGGCGCGCCCGCCAAGCTGGACCTGAAGGACCTGAAGCAGCAGGCGCGACAGGGCCAGTGGTCCCGGAGCCACACGCTGCGCTGCCAGGCCTACCGCCACCTCATCGGGGCCGTGCCCTGCCGCGCCGTCACCTCGGACGCCGCCGTCTACCGCGACCTCATGGCCGGCGCCGCCCAGAAGCCCGCCTCGGCCTTCCCGCTGCCCGACTTTGTGGACGACAGCCCCGTGCCGCGCTACGCCCTGCGGGCGGAGGCGGTGGCGTCGGTGCACCGCGTGCTCTCCTGCGTGGCGGGCCAGTTCCCCGACATCTCGCACTGCCCGGCGCTGCCCGCCGTGGCGGCGCTGCTGCTGCACTTCAGCGGCGACGAGGCGGCGTGCTTCGAGCTGACGGGCCGCCTGCTGGCGTGCAACGACCCCGGCCGCCGCCTGCTGGACCAGACCTACCTGGCCTACCGCTCGTCCTGCATGACCTTCGGCGACCTGGCCACCAAGCACTGCCCGGCGGCGCACAAGCTGGTGGTGGGCGCGGCGCGCGACGCGCCCGAGGTGTACGGCGACTGGCAGCGCTGGGTGCTGGGCGACCTGCCGTTCGGCCACGCGGCCCGCGTGCTGGACGTGTTCCTGGTGGAGGGCTACAAGGTGCTGTACCGCGTGGCCCTGGCGCTCCTCAAGCTCTACCGCAAGCACAAggccggggcggcggcggcggggggcggggcgcagccggcgccggcgccgccgcagcagcaggaggcggcggcggcggtgcggGAGGACATCCAGGCCTTCGTGAGGAACATCGGCGCGGCGGCGACGCCGGAGAAGCTGCTGGAGAAGGCCTTCTCCATCCGCCTGTTCAGCCGCAAGGAGATCGCTCTGCTGCAGGCGGCCAACGAGAGGTCGCTGCAGCAGAAGGGCATCACCGTCAAGCAGAAACG AGCCAG GCGTAACGTGCAGCTGTCCCTGAACCCCGACACCTTCTCCTCTGAGATCTTCAGTGCCAAGGAGATGCGCGATGTCTGGGCGTGGATCCCTGAACGCTTCGCCCTGTGCCAACCTCAGCTCGTCTTCACCACCGCCACGCACGGCTGCAGCCTCAACCG GTTCTACTCCCACTGCGAGGGCTATGAACCCACCCTGCTCCTCATCCGAACCACAGCCGGAGAG gtgtgcggAGCGTTCCTCTCCACCGATTGGGAGGAGCGTAAGAGAGGAGGGAACAAGCTGAGCTTCTTCGGGACGGGGGAGTGCTTTGTTTTCAGG ATGAAGCCCGAGATGGAGCGCTATGAGTGGGTGGTGATCCGCCATCCTGAGCTGGCCTCCGCAGTCAAGACGGGCGGCCAGGAGGGGTCGGGCGAGGTCGGGGGTCAGAACTCAgacggcagcagcagcctgcaACAGCCCGAGAGGCCAGCGGGGGAGCTGTCCCCCTTCCTCGCTGCTCGCCACTTCAACCTCAACTCCCGGAACACGTCCATGTTCATGGCCGGGAGCTTTGACTCCATCATCGTAG GAGGGGGCGAGGGCAACGCGCTCTACATCGACTCTGAGCTGAACCACGGCCGCACGGGCAGCTGCACCACCTTCGACAACCCCCCGCTGTGCTCAGAGAGCTTCCAGGTGGCTCTGCTCGAGGTCTGGGGCTTTCAGGACACCATGGCCCccgaataa
- the tbc1d24 gene encoding TBC1 domain family member 24 isoform X2 — MSEEDRGPFVDWALLGETPEAGAPAKLDLKDLKQQARQGQWSRSHTLRCQAYRHLIGAVPCRAVTSDAAVYRDLMAGAAQKPASAFPLPDFVDDSPVPRYALRAEAVASVHRVLSCVAGQFPDISHCPALPAVAALLLHFSGDEAACFELTGRLLACNDPGRRLLDQTYLAYRSSCMTFGDLATKHCPAAHKLVVGAARDAPEVYGDWQRWVLGDLPFGHAARVLDVFLVEGYKVLYRVALALLKLYRKHKAGAAAAGGGAQPAPAPPQQQEAAAAVREDIQAFVRNIGAAATPEKLLEKAFSIRLFSRKEIALLQAANERSLQQKGITVKQKRRNVQLSLNPDTFSSEIFSAKEMRDVWAWIPERFALCQPQLVFTTATHGCSLNRFYSHCEGYEPTLLLIRTTAGEVCGAFLSTDWEERKRGGNKLSFFGTGECFVFRMKPEMERYEWVVIRHPELASAVKTGGQEGSGEVGGQNSDGSSSLQQPERPAGELSPFLAARHFNLNSRNTSMFMAGSFDSIIVGGGEGNALYIDSELNHGRTGSCTTFDNPPLCSESFQVALLEVWGFQDTMAPE, encoded by the exons ATGTCTGAGGAGGACCGCGGCCCCTTCGTGGACTGGGCCCTGCTGGGCGAGACCCCCGAGGCCGGCGCGCCCGCCAAGCTGGACCTGAAGGACCTGAAGCAGCAGGCGCGACAGGGCCAGTGGTCCCGGAGCCACACGCTGCGCTGCCAGGCCTACCGCCACCTCATCGGGGCCGTGCCCTGCCGCGCCGTCACCTCGGACGCCGCCGTCTACCGCGACCTCATGGCCGGCGCCGCCCAGAAGCCCGCCTCGGCCTTCCCGCTGCCCGACTTTGTGGACGACAGCCCCGTGCCGCGCTACGCCCTGCGGGCGGAGGCGGTGGCGTCGGTGCACCGCGTGCTCTCCTGCGTGGCGGGCCAGTTCCCCGACATCTCGCACTGCCCGGCGCTGCCCGCCGTGGCGGCGCTGCTGCTGCACTTCAGCGGCGACGAGGCGGCGTGCTTCGAGCTGACGGGCCGCCTGCTGGCGTGCAACGACCCCGGCCGCCGCCTGCTGGACCAGACCTACCTGGCCTACCGCTCGTCCTGCATGACCTTCGGCGACCTGGCCACCAAGCACTGCCCGGCGGCGCACAAGCTGGTGGTGGGCGCGGCGCGCGACGCGCCCGAGGTGTACGGCGACTGGCAGCGCTGGGTGCTGGGCGACCTGCCGTTCGGCCACGCGGCCCGCGTGCTGGACGTGTTCCTGGTGGAGGGCTACAAGGTGCTGTACCGCGTGGCCCTGGCGCTCCTCAAGCTCTACCGCAAGCACAAggccggggcggcggcggcggggggcggggcgcagccggcgccggcgccgccgcagcagcaggaggcggcggcggcggtgcggGAGGACATCCAGGCCTTCGTGAGGAACATCGGCGCGGCGGCGACGCCGGAGAAGCTGCTGGAGAAGGCCTTCTCCATCCGCCTGTTCAGCCGCAAGGAGATCGCTCTGCTGCAGGCGGCCAACGAGAGGTCGCTGCAGCAGAAGGGCATCACCGTCAAGCAGAAACG GCGTAACGTGCAGCTGTCCCTGAACCCCGACACCTTCTCCTCTGAGATCTTCAGTGCCAAGGAGATGCGCGATGTCTGGGCGTGGATCCCTGAACGCTTCGCCCTGTGCCAACCTCAGCTCGTCTTCACCACCGCCACGCACGGCTGCAGCCTCAACCG GTTCTACTCCCACTGCGAGGGCTATGAACCCACCCTGCTCCTCATCCGAACCACAGCCGGAGAG gtgtgcggAGCGTTCCTCTCCACCGATTGGGAGGAGCGTAAGAGAGGAGGGAACAAGCTGAGCTTCTTCGGGACGGGGGAGTGCTTTGTTTTCAGG ATGAAGCCCGAGATGGAGCGCTATGAGTGGGTGGTGATCCGCCATCCTGAGCTGGCCTCCGCAGTCAAGACGGGCGGCCAGGAGGGGTCGGGCGAGGTCGGGGGTCAGAACTCAgacggcagcagcagcctgcaACAGCCCGAGAGGCCAGCGGGGGAGCTGTCCCCCTTCCTCGCTGCTCGCCACTTCAACCTCAACTCCCGGAACACGTCCATGTTCATGGCCGGGAGCTTTGACTCCATCATCGTAG GAGGGGGCGAGGGCAACGCGCTCTACATCGACTCTGAGCTGAACCACGGCCGCACGGGCAGCTGCACCACCTTCGACAACCCCCCGCTGTGCTCAGAGAGCTTCCAGGTGGCTCTGCTCGAGGTCTGGGGCTTTCAGGACACCATGGCCCccgaataa